CAAGTTGGATTCCGGATTGGATTGATTCTTCTGGATTTGCGGCTATTTTGAGCGGGGTTATCCACATCCGTGTGCAAGAAATTGCCAATCGAGCCTTGCCGGTCGTGATTCATCGGGCGTATACATAAGTGGTTCCACTCTCGACGAGGTGCCTCTATGGATGAATTACTCGAATCGCAAGTGAGCGCCGAAGTTCAGCGGCTAATGACCGAGCATCAACGGTATTCTATGCGTCTGAACGAACTTCTTACGAAGCCATATCTTTCTTCGGAAGAGCAGTTGGAGGAGGTTCGGCTGAAGAAGCTGAAGCTTCATGCCAAGGATCTCATCATGGCGATCGAGCATCGCGCGGCGGCTACGGCTACAGCGTAGTTGCCTGCAGGACCCAGCCTTTGCGACCGGCACGGGAAAGGCTGAAAGTTGGGACAAGTTGGCAGGCATGACTCGAAGTAGCCTGCGGCAGTGGTTTTCACGCTCGTATAATCGTCAGAAGTTATGGTTAGAGACGGTTACTTCTACGGTGTGGGACTGCTCGCTGCGGCTGCGCTCCTTTTTTGGCTGGCCAGCTGGCCTTTGGCGCTGATTCCCGCATTGCTGGCGGCTTTTTTTCTGTGGTTTTTCCGCGACCCGGAGCGAGTGATTCCGAGCGGTGAGGGGTTAATTGTCTCGCCGGGCGACGGGCTGGTGACGGAGGCGATCCGGTTGGAGACTCCGAATGGCCCGCGGCAGCGGATCAGCATCTTTTTGAGCGTGTTTGACGTGCATGTGAACCGCTCGCCGATCGCCGGGACGATCTCTGCGGTTCGATACCAGAAAGGCAAGTATCTGAACGCGATGAATCCTGCCTCGGCGGACCAGAATGAACAGTGCATTGTTACAGTGAGGGATGGCGAGACTGAAGTCACCTTCAAGCTGATTGCCGGTCTGCTGGCGCGGCGGATTGTGTTCACGCAGGCGACGGGCAACGTGATCGGGCGCGGCGACCGGGTGGGGCTGATCAAGTTTGGCTCGCGCGTGGATGTGTTGGTTCCGGCTGAGGCCGAGTTGCGGGTGAAGCCTGGGGTTCGGGTGAAGGGCGGAGCTTCTGTGCTTGCTGCGATGCCGGTTCGTGATGAGGCGCGCTCGTGAATTCGCCGTTTGCCGGACGGTTGCACGGCGAGGATCGCGTCGGCGGACGTGCGGGCGCTCGCGCGGCCCGGATGCGGCGCGGGATGTTTCTGCTGCCGTCCCTTTTTACCGCTGGAAGTATAGGCGCGGGATACTTCGCGATTACCCAGACAATTGATTCCGTCAACGTGGCTGGCGGCGGAGCGCAGCATCTGGACTGGGCCGCGATTGCGATCTGTCTGGCGATTCCTTTTGACGCGCTGGACGGACGCATTGCGCGGATGACGAACACGACCAGTGAATTTGGCAAGGAACTCGATTCGCTGGCAGATGCCATCACCTTCGGCGTTGCTCCTTGTCTGCTGGCGTTTGTCTGGGGATTTCACTCGCTGCCAGAGGCGATGAATCCGGATCTGCGGCGGGCGATTTTGCAGATCGGCTCGTTTGTATGTTTCCTTTATCTGCTATGCGGAGTTTCGCGGCTGGCGCGGTTCAATATCAGCCACGATCCGCAACCGCGTAATCCTGGCCGGCTGGACCGGAAGTACTTTGTGGGCATGCCGATTCCGGCGGCGGCGGGGATGGTCGCGTCCACGGTGCATTTCTGCTATGGGTTTCCTATTCCGTACTGGTGGCTGGCGGTGCTTTGGATTGGCCTCGTAGGGCTGCTGGGCTTTCTGATGGTGAGTACCTGGCGGTTCTGGTCGGGCAAAGAGATCAACTTTGGGCGCAGGCAGCCGTTTCAACTGCTGGCGGTGCTAGCGATTGTGGTGTTTGTGCTGATCCGGTTTTCGAGCGGAGCGCTGTTTTTTGTGGCCCTGGTGTATATGTTTTCGGGGATATGGGCGCGGGCGGCGTATTCGTGGTCGCGGCGGAGGCGTCAGATGCCGCGAGATGAGGCGGAGACAAGAACCGCTCCGGCGTTTACGGCCGAGTATGCTCAACAGGGGAATGCGAGTTCTGGCGTGAGCGCGGCTGAGCAGGAATATGCCCGTATGCATCGCGAGCCCCAGATGAGCGATGCCGGAGTTGGGGAATCTGGAGAAGATTTGAGACAGGATTCGAGGTCCGATGGCTACTGATTACAAAATTGCGCTGGTCGGAGCTTCCTCGTTGCTGGCGAAGGAATTGAAGGAATGCCTGACGGAGTCTCCGCTGGCGGGCGCCAGCTTTGTGCTGCTGGATGTGGAAGAGGCGCAAGGGCAACTGGAGCAGGTGGGCGACGAAGTTACCGTGGTGCAGGTGGTCGGCGAGAATTCGTTTGAAGAGATCGATTTTACGTTCTTTGCGGGCAATGAGAATCTGACGCGGAAGTTCTGGCGCAATGCACTGGCTGCCGGATCGACGGTGCTGGATCTGTCCGGCGCTCTGGATGAGGAGCCGGGGGTGCTGGTTCGCGCTCCCTGGGTGAGCGACGGGACTGGTTCGGGAGCGGGATCGCCGGATCTGTTGACGAAGGCGGTGGTCCCAGCCAATGCCGCGTCGCTGGCGTTGGCGCTGATGATGGATCGGCTGCAGGAGATTGCAGAGGTTCGATTTGCGGCGGCAACGGTGCTACAGCCGGCTTCGGAGTATGGCAAGGAAGGCTTGGATGAGCTGCACCAGCAGACGGTGAGCTTGTTGAGCTTTCAGAATATGCCGCGTGCGATCTTTGACACGCAGGTGGCCTACAACACGCTGGCCAGCTTTGGTGAGAGCGCAGCGGCAAACATGTCGCGAGCGGAGGGCCGCATTCGCAGGCATTACGCGGTGCTGGCGGGGGAAAGATTGCCGGAGCTTCGGTTGCAGGTGCTGCATGCGCCGGTCTTTCACGGACACACGTTTTCGATTTGTATTGAGCTGGATCGGGCGTTGCCGATTGCGATTATCGAGGATGCGCTGGGCGGCGACCATCTGGATCTGGTGCTGGAGGAGACGGATTCGCCGTCGAATCTTGCCGCAGCGGGGCAGAACGATGTGCTGGTGTGGCTGAAGCCGGAGCCTCCTGTCGAGCGATTGAGCGGGGAGACTAGCCGGTTCTGGCTTTGGGCAGCGAGCGACAATCTGCGGCTGGCGGCGCAGAACGCGGTAGAGTGCGCGCTGGATATGCGGCGGCTGCGGCCGCATGGAAAGGTGCAGTAGATCGCTTGGTCCCGCTTGAATTTGTAGTTGGGAAAAGCGAGAGCAAAAGCAAGAACAGGGCTGGCTTTTGTGGTTTCCCACCCTTGCCGCAAACTGCGCGTCAAGAATGGGGCACCCGGCAGTTTGGTCTCGATTTTGGACCTTGAGACCTACGCAGGCTTCCCCATCTCAATTTTTCCGATTGAATTCCTTGTGTTTTTGCCAGGCTTGCTCGATGTAGGCGTCGGTCATGCCGGCGATGTAGTCGGCTACGGCGCGGGCTACACCTTCTTCGGAGATGCGTGCTCGATGGTCGGGTGGAAGCAGTTCCGGATCTTCTATCCAGGCGTTGAAGAGGGATTTCACGATGTGGTCGGCGTGGGCGTGTTCGGCTTCCAGTGCCGTGGATTGATAGAGATTGGCATATAGATAGGCTTTGGCCTGACGGCGATGGTCTTCCATTTCGGGACTGAGTTGGGCTACCCGGCGGGATGCGTGGCGGAGATCGTGAAGGGTGTGGATGCCGAGGCTGCGCGCCTGGCGCGTTGTTTCCTGCATGAGGTCGGTGACGAAGGCATTGAGCATCTGCTTGAGTGCTTCGTTTGAAAGCAGGCACGGCTCGGCGGCGGGGAATTCTTTTTGGGCATTTGCGTAATAAATGGCGAAGAGCTGAACGTGATGCTCAACTTGCGCCAAATCGAGGATTCCGGCTCCGAGGCCGTCTTCGAGATCGGCGGTCAGGTAGGCTATTTCGTCGGCGAGATCAATGAGCTGGGCTTCGAGCGGGGGGAGCTGATCCAGGAAATATTCGCTCAATTCGGGGTATCGATCTGACGGATAATCGCGGGAGTGTTTGATGATGCCTTCGCGGACGCCGAGGGTGAGGTTGAGACCGCGGAATGCGGCGTAGCGCTCTTCGAAGCTGGTGACGATGCGCAGGGCGTGGAGATTGTGATCGAAGGTTAGATTGTGGACGCGCAGGGCTTCGTCAAGGGCGTGTTCGCCGGCGTGGCCGAAGGGCGGATGACCGATGTCGTGGACAAGCGCGAGGGCCTCGGCGAGGGACGCGTTGAGGCCGAGTGTGCTGGCCATGGTGCGGGCGATCTGGGCGACTTCGAGGGTGTGAGTGAGGCGGCTGCGCGAGTGATCGCTCTCCGCGGCGCGGCGGGTGAAGACCTGTGTCTTGCCGGCGAGGCGCCGAAACGCCTTTGCGTGGAGGATGCGGCCGATGTCGCGCACAAACGGAGAGCGGTAGGGATGAGCTGATTCGGGGCAGGCGCGGCGCGAGAGGGGATCGGCCGCCGAATCCGGAACAGCGAGCGATTCCGGTATTGCGAGTGGAGAATCTGGGGCAAAGAGGTCTTCCATAGCCGGGTCATTCACAGGGTAATTTGTTTGTTGTCACACTGTTGGTCTTTGTTGGACTTTGAGATGCAAGCGGAGTACACTTCCGGGTACTTTCGGGAAGGGTTGGCGAGCGACGCGAGAGACGCGAGTTTGACGTCGTACGAGAGTTCGCCGGGCAGTAACACTTTTGGACAATCACCTACGGAGGATTACGACATGCCATCGGTCAGGAAACTCGTTGCATTTGCGCTTACGCCAACGCTTCTGCTGCTCACGAGCTGTGCACGGCACTCTCAGTCCGAAGTTTATTACCTGGTTGCGACGAACATGAGCCTGTCATATTGGAAGACGGCAGTAACAGGCTTTAACGCCGCAGCGACGCGGTACAAGGTGACGGCAAAGATTGCGGGTCCGGATAATTACGATCCTCAGGCGGAGTTGCAGGAGTTGAATAAGGCAGTTGCGGCGAAACCGGCCGGGATACTCATTTCAGTGGCCGATGAATCGCTGCTGAAGCCCGGGATCGACGCGGCTGTAGAGGCCGGGGTTCCTGTGATCACGATGGATTCGGATGCGGCAACGAGCCGCAGGCTCTTCTTTATTGGAACCAACAATGTTGCGGCCGGGCGTTTGGGTGGACAAAGGATCGTGGAGAAGCTGGGTGGGAGAGGCAACGTGGTTTTCTTCTCGATGCCTGGGCAGCCCAATCTCGATGAGCGCCTGCAAGGGTTCAAGGATATCTTCGCAACGCATCCGGATATCAAGATTCTGGATGTGGTCAACATCAAAGGCGATGCGCGCAATGCCTTTGACAATACGGAGCAGTACCTGACCCAGACGGGAATTGCCAGGGTCGCGGCGTTTATCTGCCTGGAGGCGTCTTCGGGAAAGACGGTGGCGGATGCGGTACGGCGGCAGAAGGCGACGGACCGTGTGGTGCTGGCCTGGGACGTGGAGCAGGATACGCTGGGTGAGATCAAGGATGGAACAATCGAGGCGACGATTTCGCAGAAGCCTTACACAATGGGATTTGTGGGGTTGAAGGAGTTGGACGAGATCTTCCACAACAAACCCAGATCGCTTACCAAGGACTATAGCGTGGATGCTTTCTCAGAGTACCCAGTGTTCATCGATACCGGCACGGCGCTGGTGGACAAGGCGAATGTCGATATCTATGCCAAGTCTGCCGCGGAGCATCAACAGTAGATTTCGAAGTTACACCGACAAAAAGAAGAGCCGCAGCAGGGTCTCAGCCGCGGCTCTCGTTTTACCGTAATGTTTTGTTATTTCTGGAATGGCGGAGTTACGGCTGTTTGTCGTCTCCGATGTGGCTTTCCTGCTTGGCGAGCTTGACGCGCGCGCCTTCGAGCTTCTTCTGTACTTTGGCGACTTCGGCGGGTTCCACGTCGGCAGGCGCAGATTTGGAGAACTCCGTGATGGAGATCTCCCATTGAGCGGCAGCGAGGCGGATGCGGCCTGTCTTTTCGTAGAGGTCGCCGAGGTGGTCGTGGACCGTGGGGTCGGTTGAGGTGCGCTCGACGGCTTTGCGGAGATTGTCTTCCGCTGGCTCATACTGACCCATCTTCAAATAGACCCAGCCGAGCGAGTCAAGATAAGCGCCATTCATGGGCTCAAGCTCGACGGCTTTGCGGATGTACTTGAGCGCGTCGGCGTAGCGGCTGGTCTTGTCGGCGAGCATATAGCCGAGGTTGTTGAGAGTGATGGCGTTGTTGGGGTCGATTTCCAGCACTTTGTGGAAGAGCTGTTCGGCCTGCTCGTAGTGCTTTTCGCGCTCGGCGAGAGAACCTTTCTGGAAGAAGAGATTTGCTTTGTCTTCATCCTTGATGGCAAAAGGTTCGGCTTTGGTAAGTGCGTCTTCGGCTTCCTTCCAATGCTTCAGACGGAGCTGGATCTGCGAGATCTGGAGGTAGACTTCGCGGTCGCCGGCCTTTCCGGTGAGAAGGCCGTTAGCCATGGCAAGGCCTTCGTCGAGCTTGCCGGTGTCGGCGAGTTCCCAAGCCAGCAGGAGCTTGAGATCGCGGTCATCGGGATTGGCGGCTACAGCCTTGCGGCAGATCTCGGTAGCCTTGTCGAACATCTTGGCGTCGCGATAGGTATCGACTTCGCCCTGGTAGCCGCGCTTGGCCGGGTCACCGCCGAGCGCGATCATCTTCTCGTAGGTGGCGATGGCTTCCGGAGTCTTGTTTTCTTCGTGGTAGACGGCTGCGAGGCGTTCGAGGAAGATGCTGCGATTGCCCTTTTCTTCCTGCGTGTAGGCGCCGTTGGCGTGCTCGGTGAGCTCTACCATCTTCTGATAGGTGGTGACGGCTTCGTCATAGCGGCCGAGAACGTCGAGGAGCAGGCCTTCGTTATATCCGGATTCGAGGGAGTCAGGATTCTTGACACGGGCCTTGCGAACGGTGGCCAGAGCCTCGGTGTAGTTGCCTTGACGGCGCTCAATCTCCGAGATGCGGTCGAGCGAGGAGGTATCTTCCGGGTCGGCCTCGGCCAACTGCTTGAACTGCTTGAGAGCTTCATCGAGCTGATTGTCGGCGAGGAGCGCCTGGGCGAGCGATCGGGCCGCGTCGAGGTTTTCCGGTTCCATATCGACGGAGCGTTGGTAGGCGGCGATGGCTTGTTTCAGATCCTTGAGCTGCTCATAGGCAGCGCCGAGGGCGAACTCCTCTTTGGTGGTCCGGTCGCTGACGGGAACGGCTTCCAGCAGTTGGGCAGCTCGCTTGACATCACCACCCTCGGCGTACAGACGCGCGAGGTTCAGGACAACATCCTCGGAGGCGGGTTCGATGGTCTGAGCAGCCTTGAATTGGGCTTCGGCTTTGGCGGTGTCGTGCTTGACAGTGTAGAGCTGGCCTAGGAGCAGGTGATCTTCGAGGCTTTTCGGCTCCAGCGAGACGATTTTGGTGAACTCGGCGATGGCTTTGTCAAGGACGTCATTGGCGGGGCTGGGCTGACTGCCTGGGCCCTGATTCTGGCCCTGGTTCTGATCCTGGCTCTGGCCGAGCGAGCGCAGGTAGATGCGGCCCAGAAGCTTGTGCGCATCGATATTATTGTCGTCCTTCTTGAGGAGCTCCCGGGCTGTCTGGACAGCTTCGCTGATACGCCCGGCGCGGAAATAGAGCTCGGCAAGGCCGACAGCCAGCTCCGTGGAGTCGGGATCGGCGTTCAGGGCGAGCTTGTACTCTTCAACGGCGCGGGTGACGAACTCCTGGCGGCCGTAGTT
This portion of the Acidicapsa acidisoli genome encodes:
- a CDS encoding DUF465 domain-containing protein, with translation MDELLESQVSAEVQRLMTEHQRYSMRLNELLTKPYLSSEEQLEEVRLKKLKLHAKDLIMAIEHRAAATATA
- a CDS encoding phosphatidylserine decarboxylase encodes the protein MVRDGYFYGVGLLAAAALLFWLASWPLALIPALLAAFFLWFFRDPERVIPSGEGLIVSPGDGLVTEAIRLETPNGPRQRISIFLSVFDVHVNRSPIAGTISAVRYQKGKYLNAMNPASADQNEQCIVTVRDGETEVTFKLIAGLLARRIVFTQATGNVIGRGDRVGLIKFGSRVDVLVPAEAELRVKPGVRVKGGASVLAAMPVRDEARS
- a CDS encoding CDP-alcohol phosphatidyltransferase family protein, whose amino-acid sequence is MNSPFAGRLHGEDRVGGRAGARAARMRRGMFLLPSLFTAGSIGAGYFAITQTIDSVNVAGGGAQHLDWAAIAICLAIPFDALDGRIARMTNTTSEFGKELDSLADAITFGVAPCLLAFVWGFHSLPEAMNPDLRRAILQIGSFVCFLYLLCGVSRLARFNISHDPQPRNPGRLDRKYFVGMPIPAAAGMVASTVHFCYGFPIPYWWLAVLWIGLVGLLGFLMVSTWRFWSGKEINFGRRQPFQLLAVLAIVVFVLIRFSSGALFFVALVYMFSGIWARAAYSWSRRRRQMPRDEAETRTAPAFTAEYAQQGNASSGVSAAEQEYARMHREPQMSDAGVGESGEDLRQDSRSDGY
- a CDS encoding Asd/ArgC dimerization domain-containing protein → MATDYKIALVGASSLLAKELKECLTESPLAGASFVLLDVEEAQGQLEQVGDEVTVVQVVGENSFEEIDFTFFAGNENLTRKFWRNALAAGSTVLDLSGALDEEPGVLVRAPWVSDGTGSGAGSPDLLTKAVVPANAASLALALMMDRLQEIAEVRFAAATVLQPASEYGKEGLDELHQQTVSLLSFQNMPRAIFDTQVAYNTLASFGESAAANMSRAEGRIRRHYAVLAGERLPELRLQVLHAPVFHGHTFSICIELDRALPIAIIEDALGGDHLDLVLEETDSPSNLAAAGQNDVLVWLKPEPPVERLSGETSRFWLWAASDNLRLAAQNAVECALDMRRLRPHGKVQ
- a CDS encoding deoxyguanosinetriphosphate triphosphohydrolase family protein, yielding MEDLFAPDSPLAIPESLAVPDSAADPLSRRACPESAHPYRSPFVRDIGRILHAKAFRRLAGKTQVFTRRAAESDHSRSRLTHTLEVAQIARTMASTLGLNASLAEALALVHDIGHPPFGHAGEHALDEALRVHNLTFDHNLHALRIVTSFEERYAAFRGLNLTLGVREGIIKHSRDYPSDRYPELSEYFLDQLPPLEAQLIDLADEIAYLTADLEDGLGAGILDLAQVEHHVQLFAIYYANAQKEFPAAEPCLLSNEALKQMLNAFVTDLMQETTRQARSLGIHTLHDLRHASRRVAQLSPEMEDHRRQAKAYLYANLYQSTALEAEHAHADHIVKSLFNAWIEDPELLPPDHRARISEEGVARAVADYIAGMTDAYIEQAWQKHKEFNRKN
- a CDS encoding substrate-binding domain-containing protein; its protein translation is MPSVRKLVAFALTPTLLLLTSCARHSQSEVYYLVATNMSLSYWKTAVTGFNAAATRYKVTAKIAGPDNYDPQAELQELNKAVAAKPAGILISVADESLLKPGIDAAVEAGVPVITMDSDAATSRRLFFIGTNNVAAGRLGGQRIVEKLGGRGNVVFFSMPGQPNLDERLQGFKDIFATHPDIKILDVVNIKGDARNAFDNTEQYLTQTGIARVAAFICLEASSGKTVADAVRRQKATDRVVLAWDVEQDTLGEIKDGTIEATISQKPYTMGFVGLKELDEIFHNKPRSLTKDYSVDAFSEYPVFIDTGTALVDKANVDIYAKSAAEHQQ
- a CDS encoding tetratricopeptide repeat protein; this translates as MGKRVWDSRIMKESQPPSHSQISNRRHFNMLAVAATLACSLPVTLMAQSQATPPESSPVDVAPIPAKPSSTSKSADLPAPASAGTTPDRATAYYHAALADTYEDMATNYGRQEFVTRAVEEYKLALNADPDSTELAVGLAELYFRAGRISEAVQTARELLKKDDNNIDAHKLLGRIYLRSLGQSQDQNQGQNQGPGSQPSPANDVLDKAIAEFTKIVSLEPKSLEDHLLLGQLYTVKHDTAKAEAQFKAAQTIEPASEDVVLNLARLYAEGGDVKRAAQLLEAVPVSDRTTKEEFALGAAYEQLKDLKQAIAAYQRSVDMEPENLDAARSLAQALLADNQLDEALKQFKQLAEADPEDTSSLDRISEIERRQGNYTEALATVRKARVKNPDSLESGYNEGLLLDVLGRYDEAVTTYQKMVELTEHANGAYTQEEKGNRSIFLERLAAVYHEENKTPEAIATYEKMIALGGDPAKRGYQGEVDTYRDAKMFDKATEICRKAVAANPDDRDLKLLLAWELADTGKLDEGLAMANGLLTGKAGDREVYLQISQIQLRLKHWKEAEDALTKAEPFAIKDEDKANLFFQKGSLAEREKHYEQAEQLFHKVLEIDPNNAITLNNLGYMLADKTSRYADALKYIRKAVELEPMNGAYLDSLGWVYLKMGQYEPAEDNLRKAVERTSTDPTVHDHLGDLYEKTGRIRLAAAQWEISITEFSKSAPADVEPAEVAKVQKKLEGARVKLAKQESHIGDDKQP